Proteins co-encoded in one Sulfurimonas sp. HSL1-2 genomic window:
- the cysN gene encoding sulfate adenylyltransferase subunit CysN has protein sequence MEAQERLIASDIERYLREHENKELLRFITCGSVDDGKSTLIGRLLHDTKMIFEDQLAAITKESRKSGTTGERVDLALLVDGLQSEREQGITIDVAYRYFATDKRKFIIADTPGHEQYTRNMATGASTADLAIILIDARYGIQTQTRRHSFIVRLLGITRVIVAVNKMDLVDCSEGRFEAIRQEYMAFAAGLDIAEVSVIPLSALEGDNVVERSARMPWYEGATLLELLETAELDTQVDGAPFRFPVQYVNRPNSDFRGFAGTVASGSIRKGDTVRVVPSGKRSRVHSIVTYDGELAVAEADNAVTLTLEDEIDISRGDILIGGDAEIALAGKLIAELVWMDETPLEIGRTYTLKRAATTVAARVEAIDHQYDVNTLTEHEASALGLNGIARVRLALGAPIAFDPYEANRCTGSFILIDRVSNNTSGAGMIVAAAEEQALPETAAASFEVELNALIRRHFPHWEAKAIA, from the coding sequence ATGGAAGCACAAGAGAGACTGATAGCCTCGGACATCGAGCGCTACCTGCGTGAACACGAAAACAAGGAGCTGCTCCGGTTCATCACCTGCGGCAGCGTGGACGACGGGAAAAGCACCCTCATCGGCCGCCTGCTGCACGATACGAAGATGATCTTCGAAGACCAGCTCGCGGCGATCACGAAGGAGAGCCGCAAGTCCGGAACGACGGGCGAGCGGGTCGACCTGGCCCTGCTCGTCGACGGCCTGCAGAGCGAACGCGAGCAGGGGATTACCATCGACGTCGCGTACCGCTACTTTGCCACCGACAAGCGCAAGTTCATCATTGCCGACACCCCGGGGCATGAGCAGTACACGCGGAACATGGCGACGGGCGCGTCGACCGCCGACCTGGCGATCATCCTGATCGACGCCCGTTACGGTATCCAGACGCAGACACGGCGCCATTCATTCATTGTACGGCTGCTGGGGATCACCCGGGTGATCGTCGCGGTGAACAAGATGGACCTCGTCGATTGCTCCGAGGGGCGCTTCGAAGCGATCCGGCAGGAGTATATGGCCTTCGCGGCGGGCCTGGACATCGCCGAGGTGTCGGTGATCCCGCTCTCGGCGCTGGAGGGGGACAACGTCGTGGAACGTTCGGCACGCATGCCGTGGTACGAGGGCGCGACGCTGCTCGAACTGCTTGAGACGGCTGAACTGGACACGCAGGTCGACGGGGCGCCTTTCCGGTTCCCGGTGCAGTACGTTAACCGGCCGAACTCCGACTTCCGCGGCTTTGCCGGGACCGTGGCCTCCGGATCGATCCGCAAGGGCGACACCGTCAGGGTAGTGCCGTCGGGCAAGCGGTCGCGGGTGCATTCGATCGTCACCTATGACGGCGAACTGGCGGTCGCAGAGGCGGACAACGCCGTAACGCTGACCCTTGAAGACGAGATCGACATCAGCCGCGGCGACATCCTCATCGGCGGCGACGCCGAGATCGCGCTTGCCGGGAAGCTCATTGCGGAGCTGGTCTGGATGGACGAGACGCCGCTCGAGATCGGCAGGACCTACACGCTCAAGCGCGCGGCGACAACGGTGGCTGCACGGGTGGAGGCGATCGACCACCAGTACGATGTCAACACCCTTACAGAGCATGAAGCATCCGCCCTCGGGCTCAATGGGATCGCACGGGTGCGGCTCGCCCTGGGGGCCCCGATCGCATTCGATCCGTACGAAGCGAACCGCTGCACGGGCAGTTTCATTTTGATCGACCGCGTCAGTAACAACACGTCGGGTGCCGGCATGATCGTTGCGGCGGCGGAGGAGCAGGCACTGCCGGAAACGGCGGCTGCATCGTTCGAGGTGGAACTCAACGCCCTGATACGCAGACACTTCCCGCACTGGGAAGCCAAAGCGATTGCATAG
- the cysD gene encoding sulfate adenylyltransferase subunit CysD: MIDRQRRTHLRKLEAEAIHIMREVAAEFDNPAMLYSIGKDSSVMLHLALKAFYPAKLPFPLLHVDTTWKFREMIAFRDSRIDALGLELLVHVNEEGVARGIGPFTHGSAVHTDVMKTEGLKQALEKYGFDAVFGGARRDEEKSRAKERIYSFRDANHRWDPKNQRPELWNVYNGSIRRGESIRVFPLSNWTELDIWQYIYLEQIPIVPLYFAQERPVVERDGVKIMVDDDRMPLQEGEEPRLESVRFRTLGCYPLTGAVASTATTLPEIIQEMLLAKTSERQGRVIDSDQAGSMEKKKMEGYF, translated from the coding sequence ATGATTGACAGACAACGTCGCACCCACCTGAGGAAACTGGAGGCAGAGGCGATCCACATCATGCGCGAAGTCGCAGCCGAGTTCGACAACCCGGCCATGCTCTACAGCATCGGGAAGGACTCTTCGGTGATGCTGCACCTGGCGCTCAAGGCGTTTTACCCGGCCAAGCTGCCTTTCCCGCTGCTGCATGTGGATACGACCTGGAAGTTCAGGGAGATGATTGCGTTCCGCGACAGCCGGATCGACGCGCTGGGGCTGGAGCTGCTGGTCCACGTCAACGAAGAGGGCGTTGCCCGCGGCATCGGCCCCTTTACCCACGGCAGCGCGGTACACACGGACGTGATGAAGACCGAGGGGCTGAAGCAGGCGCTTGAGAAGTACGGGTTCGATGCCGTCTTCGGCGGCGCGCGCCGCGACGAGGAGAAGAGCCGCGCGAAGGAGCGGATCTACTCCTTCCGCGACGCGAATCACCGCTGGGACCCGAAAAACCAGCGCCCCGAACTGTGGAACGTCTACAACGGCAGTATCCGCAGGGGCGAGAGCATCCGGGTCTTCCCGCTGTCGAACTGGACGGAGCTGGATATCTGGCAGTACATCTACCTTGAACAGATTCCCATCGTCCCGCTCTATTTTGCGCAGGAGCGCCCCGTCGTGGAGCGCGACGGCGTGAAAATCATGGTCGACGACGACCGGATGCCGCTGCAGGAGGGGGAAGAACCCCGCCTGGAGAGCGTGCGCTTCCGGACGCTCGGCTGCTACCCGCTGACCGGCGCGGTCGCTTCGACGGCGACGACGCTGCCGGAGATCATTCAGGAGATGCTGCTGGCGAAGACCAGCGAACGCCAGGGGCGGGTGATCGACAGCGATCAGGCCGGTTCCATGGAGAAGAAGAAAATGGAAGGATATTTCTAA
- a CDS encoding phosphoadenylyl-sulfate reductase, which yields MQKHIETLNRRLAGSSADEVLAYFAQQYGGQIALASSFGAEDQVLTHLLQPHREQIGVFTIDTGRLPYETYDVMDRTNQKYGMNIDVYFPDPTDVEVLYKAQGINGFYDSVDNRKRCCHARKIAPLKRALQGMEVWITGLRREQSPTRESMRLVEHDEANGLLKLNPLIEWSEAEVWAHLQANGVPYNRLHDHGYPSIGCAPCTRAVVPGDDIRSGRWWWESPEHKECGLHRKE from the coding sequence ATGCAAAAGCACATTGAAACATTGAACCGCCGTCTGGCGGGAAGCAGCGCCGATGAGGTGCTGGCGTATTTCGCGCAGCAGTACGGCGGACAGATCGCGCTGGCATCGAGTTTCGGGGCGGAGGACCAGGTGCTGACGCATCTGCTGCAGCCGCACCGCGAGCAGATCGGGGTTTTTACGATCGACACGGGCCGGCTGCCGTATGAGACCTACGACGTCATGGACAGAACGAACCAGAAGTACGGGATGAACATCGACGTCTATTTCCCCGACCCCACCGATGTGGAGGTGCTCTACAAAGCGCAGGGGATCAACGGCTTTTACGACAGCGTCGACAACCGAAAACGCTGCTGCCATGCCCGGAAAATCGCGCCGTTGAAACGCGCGCTTCAGGGGATGGAGGTCTGGATCACGGGGCTGCGGCGGGAGCAGTCCCCGACCCGCGAGTCGATGCGCCTGGTCGAACACGACGAGGCCAACGGCCTGCTGAAACTCAACCCGCTCATCGAATGGAGCGAAGCGGAAGTGTGGGCGCATCTCCAGGCCAACGGCGTGCCCTACAACCGGCTGCACGACCACGGGTACCCGAGTATCGGCTGTGCGCCGTGTACCCGGGCCGTCGTCCCGGGCGACGATATCCGCTCGGGACGCTGGTGGTGGGAGTCACCCGAACACAAAGAGTGCGGACTGCACCGAAAGGAGTAA
- a CDS encoding DUF2061 domain-containing protein translates to MQEKAYRSAVKTLSWRAVGTLDTMVISFLITGSLAMAASIGSIEVFTKMVLYYLHERAWTRVGIGLHRPTGDDYQI, encoded by the coding sequence ATGCAAGAAAAAGCCTATCGGAGTGCGGTGAAAACCCTCTCCTGGCGCGCCGTCGGCACCCTGGACACGATGGTGATCTCGTTCCTGATTACGGGCAGCCTGGCGATGGCCGCCTCGATCGGTTCGATCGAGGTCTTCACGAAAATGGTCCTGTACTACCTGCACGAGCGGGCCTGGACGAGGGTCGGCATCGGCCTACACCGGCCGACCGGCGACGATTATCAGATTTAG
- the cysK gene encoding cysteine synthase A yields MHYANNVTELIGNTPLVKLNNASNETETTLLGKCEFMNPSGSVKDRIGKNMITRALESGLLNKQSVIIEPTSGNTGIALASIAAGLGLKLILTMPSSMSIERRKLLLALGAELELTDPAAGMAGAVARANTLAATIENGVVLQQFENPANPVAHMVTTAEEIWRDTAGKVDIFVAAVGTGGTITGVGSILKAYNPNIEIIAVEPEDSAVLSGGQPGPHKIQGIGAGFVPKVLDTWAYGEVLTVGNDEAMASSRKLARDEGLLVGISSGANVLAARRVAARRENRGKMIVTMLCDTGERYLSTPLYDIAEAE; encoded by the coding sequence ATGCATTACGCAAACAATGTGACGGAACTGATCGGCAACACGCCGCTGGTGAAGCTGAATAACGCTTCGAACGAAACGGAAACGACGCTGCTGGGCAAGTGTGAGTTCATGAACCCTTCGGGGTCGGTCAAGGACCGTATCGGGAAGAACATGATTACGCGGGCGCTGGAGAGCGGCCTTTTGAATAAACAGAGTGTGATCATCGAGCCGACCAGCGGCAATACGGGAATCGCGCTCGCGTCGATCGCGGCGGGGCTGGGTCTGAAGCTGATCCTTACGATGCCGAGCTCCATGAGCATCGAGCGCCGGAAACTGCTCTTGGCACTCGGGGCGGAACTCGAACTGACCGACCCCGCTGCCGGAATGGCCGGCGCGGTGGCACGGGCCAACACGCTTGCGGCCACGATCGAGAACGGGGTGGTGCTGCAGCAGTTTGAGAACCCGGCCAATCCGGTCGCGCATATGGTGACGACGGCGGAGGAGATCTGGCGGGACACCGCCGGGAAGGTCGATATCTTCGTCGCCGCCGTGGGCACCGGCGGTACGATCACCGGGGTGGGATCGATCCTTAAAGCGTACAACCCGAACATCGAGATCATCGCGGTGGAACCCGAGGACTCGGCGGTCCTATCCGGCGGCCAGCCCGGGCCGCACAAAATCCAGGGGATCGGGGCAGGTTTCGTGCCCAAGGTACTCGACACCTGGGCCTACGGCGAGGTATTGACCGTGGGCAACGACGAGGCCATGGCGTCGTCGCGGAAGCTGGCGCGTGACGAAGGGCTGCTTGTGGGTATCTCTTCAGGCGCGAACGTGCTTGCCGCCCGCAGGGTGGCGGCCCGGCGGGAGAACCGGGGAAAGATGATCGTGACGATGCTGTGCGATACCGGCGAGCGCTATCTCTCGACGCCGCTGTATGACATTGCGGAAGCCGAGTAG
- a CDS encoding DUF4395 family protein, protein MKVYATQSYGSDANQTRVRAAIVAVAVSAYLHTGHTAWLFLTAFDYVLLLHVTQWISPFALGARAATRFIRFARRGADAAEKRFADGIKFGVILGTLGTDLAGYTNAAGLLAGGFAIWTAAEAVDDSCMGCALYRWLKRHEIEVVAL, encoded by the coding sequence ATGAAGGTTTATGCAACGCAATCCTACGGCAGTGATGCGAACCAGACCCGCGTGCGGGCGGCCATCGTTGCGGTAGCCGTGTCCGCTTACCTGCATACCGGCCACACGGCATGGCTTTTCCTGACGGCGTTTGATTATGTCCTGCTGCTGCATGTTACGCAGTGGATAAGCCCGTTCGCGCTTGGTGCGCGCGCCGCAACGCGATTCATTCGTTTTGCGCGACGCGGGGCCGACGCGGCGGAAAAACGTTTCGCCGACGGAATCAAGTTCGGCGTGATACTGGGAACGCTCGGTACGGACCTGGCGGGTTACACCAACGCCGCAGGACTGCTCGCCGGCGGGTTCGCGATCTGGACGGCGGCCGAAGCGGTGGATGACAGCTGTATGGGGTGCGCTCTCTACCGCTGGCTGAAACGGCATGAGATCGAGGTCGTGGCGCTGTAG
- a CDS encoding nickel-dependent hydrogenase large subunit, whose amino-acid sequence MMTRALIEHIEGEASLYFDTRGDKITWAEIAFPHFRGMERMLEGRKATDALVITPRVCGICGHAHLMATVRAIEAAYAEAGYPVELTRKAKSLRELTLVLEMIQNHFKWLYLVIMPELEKLGIEGLAPAPLKGAYAAAQATKILALFAGQWPHSSYMIPGGVTCDPTHLERIQAAGLLDELIAFFEKETAGVDLDTLLTFASCREFNPLQSDFGRLEKGLIAAGMHKKGMAYDRFVVLGEHGFTVRARLKHTRPMKADASQVATEAAVCRDEISHARNVRYGKHFYEVGPLARAIAADNALIKNMHRRYKDSVYTRVMARVYETALLLQRARKLLEHMELSEPSYIPPVALERVTAAGEGIVEAPRGPLIHRMRLVKGVIAEYGIITPTQWNLGSSVMSDPAPAQKAMVGAVDIAEATFIFRSFDVCSVCTTH is encoded by the coding sequence ATGATGACTAGGGCATTGATTGAACACATTGAGGGGGAGGCTTCCCTCTATTTTGATACCCGGGGGGACAAAATCACCTGGGCCGAGATCGCTTTCCCGCACTTTCGGGGAATGGAGCGTATGCTGGAGGGGCGGAAGGCGACGGATGCCCTGGTGATTACGCCGCGCGTCTGCGGTATCTGCGGCCATGCCCACCTGATGGCGACCGTCCGGGCCATCGAGGCGGCGTACGCGGAGGCGGGCTACCCGGTCGAGCTGACGCGGAAGGCCAAAAGCCTGCGGGAGCTGACGCTGGTGCTCGAGATGATCCAGAACCACTTCAAATGGCTCTACCTCGTCATCATGCCCGAACTGGAGAAACTGGGCATCGAGGGCCTCGCGCCGGCTCCGCTCAAGGGGGCCTACGCCGCGGCGCAGGCAACGAAGATCCTGGCGCTCTTCGCCGGGCAGTGGCCCCACAGCTCCTACATGATCCCCGGCGGCGTCACCTGCGATCCGACCCACCTGGAGCGTATCCAGGCGGCCGGACTGCTTGATGAGCTGATCGCCTTCTTCGAAAAGGAGACGGCCGGGGTCGACCTGGATACGCTGCTGACCTTTGCCTCCTGCCGGGAATTCAACCCGCTGCAGAGCGATTTCGGGCGTCTGGAGAAGGGGCTGATCGCTGCGGGGATGCATAAAAAGGGGATGGCATACGACCGCTTCGTCGTCCTGGGAGAACACGGCTTTACGGTGCGGGCTCGGCTGAAGCACACCCGTCCGATGAAAGCCGATGCATCGCAGGTGGCGACGGAAGCGGCGGTCTGCCGTGACGAGATAAGCCATGCCCGCAACGTCCGCTACGGGAAACATTTTTACGAAGTCGGGCCGCTCGCCCGGGCGATTGCGGCCGATAACGCCCTGATCAAAAACATGCACCGGCGCTACAAGGACAGCGTCTATACGCGCGTGATGGCCAGGGTCTATGAAACGGCCCTGCTGCTGCAGCGCGCACGGAAGCTGTTGGAGCATATGGAGCTCTCCGAGCCCTCCTATATACCGCCGGTGGCGCTTGAACGCGTCACTGCGGCGGGGGAGGGCATTGTCGAAGCGCCGCGCGGGCCCCTGATCCACCGCATGCGCCTGGTGAAGGGGGTCATTGCCGAATACGGGATCATCACGCCCACACAGTGGAACCTCGGCAGTTCTGTGATGTCCGATCCCGCACCCGCGCAAAAGGCGATGGTCGGCGCTGTGGATATCGCCGAAGCGACGTTCATTTTCCGCAGTTTTGATGTCTGTTCGGTCTGTACGACGCACTGA
- a CDS encoding hydrogenase, with product MHSRLYKPTLIWLQGVTCNGNTHSFLNLPYLPQLLERFEVLYHPLLPCTQSLAEIARCKRGCNVLVFEGAFDPEMERAGTTLKQLVGHYAGEAGHIIAAGSCASFGGIFKASAPERNSGLAFSGEHPDGPLRGRVGKVINLSGCPVHPEWLGYALMSIADGRPVAVDDLGRPTALYRHMAHDGCLRNEYFEWKVDVEQFGRKEGCLFYEHGCRGPLTHASCNRTLWNGVSSKMRVGTPCFGCTEPDFPRRNLFETKTNMSIPEEVPVGVSKRAYLTMTGIAKSFKIKRLEERLIDDD from the coding sequence GTGCACTCAAGACTGTATAAGCCGACGCTGATCTGGCTGCAGGGCGTCACCTGCAACGGCAACACCCACTCCTTTTTGAACCTTCCCTATCTGCCGCAGCTCCTGGAACGTTTCGAGGTGCTCTACCACCCGCTGCTCCCCTGTACCCAGAGCCTGGCGGAGATCGCGCGCTGCAAACGCGGCTGTAACGTCCTCGTGTTTGAAGGCGCGTTCGATCCGGAGATGGAGCGGGCCGGGACGACACTGAAACAGCTTGTGGGGCATTATGCCGGCGAAGCCGGTCACATCATCGCGGCGGGCAGCTGTGCCAGCTTCGGCGGCATCTTCAAAGCATCGGCGCCGGAGCGCAACAGCGGCCTGGCCTTTTCAGGGGAGCATCCCGACGGACCCCTGCGCGGGCGGGTCGGCAAGGTCATCAACCTCTCCGGCTGTCCCGTGCACCCAGAGTGGCTGGGATATGCGCTGATGAGTATCGCGGACGGGCGCCCCGTCGCGGTCGACGACCTGGGACGGCCGACGGCGCTCTACCGCCACATGGCACACGACGGCTGCCTCCGCAATGAGTATTTCGAGTGGAAAGTGGATGTGGAGCAGTTCGGGCGCAAGGAGGGGTGCCTCTTCTACGAGCACGGCTGCCGCGGGCCGTTGACCCATGCGTCGTGTAACCGGACGCTCTGGAACGGGGTCAGTTCGAAAATGCGTGTCGGCACGCCCTGTTTCGGCTGTACCGAGCCCGACTTCCCGCGGCGAAACCTCTTTGAAACGAAAACGAATATGTCGATTCCCGAAGAGGTGCCCGTCGGGGTCTCCAAGCGGGCCTACCTGACGATGACGGGTATTGCCAAAAGCTTCAAGATCAAACGGCTGGAGGAGCGGCTTATCGATGATGACTAG
- a CDS encoding TetR/AcrR family transcriptional regulator encodes MSKAERKENIISTALKLFAEKGFYVTTIPDIAAKVGMSVGNFYNYFSSKDILAKELILYISEYLGKHIREINEGEGSAKDKIRAIVTFYFTMATERPEMIEYFLRIYLSNREVFGESCEGMVCVSPFITEMMIFFDDGVAGGELRDQDFFSAFGLFMGYLGGMVFLFGEKILPEPLSHYEASIAENIYRALKTV; translated from the coding sequence GTGAGCAAAGCAGAACGTAAAGAGAACATTATTTCAACGGCACTGAAGCTGTTTGCGGAGAAGGGCTTCTATGTGACGACCATCCCCGATATCGCGGCAAAAGTCGGGATGAGCGTCGGGAATTTTTACAACTACTTCAGCTCGAAGGATATCCTGGCCAAGGAGCTGATCCTCTACATTTCCGAGTACCTCGGCAAACATATCCGCGAGATCAACGAAGGAGAGGGCAGTGCAAAGGATAAGATCAGGGCGATCGTGACCTTCTATTTCACGATGGCGACCGAACGCCCGGAGATGATCGAGTATTTTCTCCGGATATACCTCTCCAACCGCGAGGTGTTCGGAGAGTCGTGCGAAGGGATGGTCTGCGTCTCGCCTTTTATTACGGAGATGATGATCTTCTTTGACGACGGTGTCGCCGGGGGCGAACTCCGCGACCAGGACTTCTTCAGCGCTTTCGGCCTTTTCATGGGCTACCTGGGGGGAATGGTCTTTCTCTTCGGCGAAAAGATTCTCCCCGAGCCGTTGAGCCACTACGAGGCCTCCATCGCGGAGAATATCTACCGTGCACTCAAGACTGTATAA
- the hisF gene encoding imidazole glycerol phosphate synthase subunit HisF, giving the protein MDYFAKRIIPCLDVKDGRVVKGVNFVGLKDAGDPVEIAKRYNEEGADELTFLDITASHEERDTIVHIVEQVAKEVFIPLTVGGGIRKLDDIYKLLNVGCDKVSVNSAAVKRPDLINEGAKRFGSQCIVVAIDVKKTGDRYHVYLNGGRIDTGIDAVEWAKEAVDRGAGEILLTSMDTDGTKAGFDIPITEQISSLVNVPVIASGGAGTMGHIKEAFEHGADAALAASIFHFKEIDIMELKHYLQDNGIPVRL; this is encoded by the coding sequence ATGGACTATTTCGCCAAACGTATCATCCCCTGCCTCGACGTCAAGGACGGCCGCGTCGTCAAAGGGGTCAACTTCGTCGGACTCAAAGACGCGGGCGACCCGGTGGAGATCGCCAAACGCTACAACGAAGAGGGTGCGGACGAACTGACCTTCCTCGACATCACCGCGTCGCACGAAGAGCGCGACACCATCGTCCATATCGTCGAACAGGTCGCCAAAGAGGTCTTCATCCCGCTGACCGTCGGCGGGGGGATCCGGAAACTCGACGACATCTACAAGCTGCTCAACGTCGGCTGCGACAAGGTGAGCGTCAACTCCGCCGCGGTCAAACGCCCCGACCTCATCAACGAAGGGGCCAAACGGTTCGGTTCGCAGTGCATCGTCGTCGCCATCGACGTGAAAAAGACAGGGGACCGTTACCACGTCTACCTCAACGGCGGCCGCATCGATACGGGCATTGACGCCGTCGAGTGGGCCAAAGAGGCCGTCGACCGGGGCGCCGGCGAGATCCTCCTCACCTCCATGGACACTGACGGCACCAAGGCGGGCTTCGACATTCCCATTACCGAGCAGATCAGTTCCCTCGTCAACGTCCCGGTCATCGCCAGCGGCGGTGCGGGGACGATGGGCCATATCAAAGAGGCCTTCGAACACGGTGCGGATGCGGCCCTGGCGGCCAGTATCTTTCACTTCAAAGAGATCGACATCATGGAGCTCAAGCACTATCTCCAGGATAACGGCATCCCGGTACGGCTCTGA
- a CDS encoding DUF2164 domain-containing protein, producing the protein MSEIITFSPEEKAVMVEKMKAYFARELDQEIGGFDAEFLLDFFAEEIGVYFYNKGLNDALDEMRVRIDTIADDVGYTLEKNSHS; encoded by the coding sequence ATGTCTGAGATCATTACCTTCTCCCCGGAAGAGAAGGCGGTTATGGTCGAAAAGATGAAAGCCTATTTTGCACGTGAACTCGACCAGGAGATCGGCGGCTTCGACGCGGAGTTCCTGCTGGACTTTTTTGCCGAAGAGATAGGCGTTTATTTTTACAACAAGGGTTTGAACGACGCTCTGGATGAGATGAGGGTTCGGATCGATACGATCGCCGACGATGTCGGCTACACCCTTGAAAAAAATTCACATTCATAG
- a CDS encoding purine-nucleoside phosphorylase, which produces MIICAGNNETFDFATPMGVGLIETTMNITRLCLFDKPEFLLFVGTAGSYGEQKIFDIVESKTAANIELAFLQNKAYTPIDNVVSTNTEGTKEIIVNSSNYITTDAELAKGFLRFGIGIENMEFFAVLRVAQEFGIPAGGVFCVTNYCNADAHADFVANHDRAKALLGDHVKRRIKELTA; this is translated from the coding sequence ATGATCATCTGTGCCGGTAATAACGAGACCTTCGACTTTGCGACCCCGATGGGCGTCGGGCTGATCGAGACGACGATGAATATCACCCGCCTCTGCCTCTTCGACAAGCCGGAGTTCCTGCTCTTTGTCGGCACGGCCGGCAGTTACGGTGAGCAGAAGATCTTCGATATCGTCGAATCGAAAACGGCCGCGAACATCGAACTCGCCTTTTTGCAGAACAAAGCCTATACCCCCATCGACAATGTCGTCTCGACCAATACGGAGGGGACCAAAGAGATTATCGTCAACTCCAGCAACTATATTACGACCGACGCCGAACTCGCCAAAGGCTTTCTTCGCTTCGGCATCGGCATTGAAAACATGGAGTTCTTCGCCGTGCTGCGTGTCGCGCAGGAGTTCGGCATCCCCGCCGGCGGCGTCTTCTGCGTCACCAACTACTGCAACGCCGACGCCCACGCCGATTTTGTCGCCAACCATGACAGGGCAAAAGCGCTGCTGGGCGACCATGTCAAACGCCGTATCAAGGAGTTGACAGCATGA
- the rlmN gene encoding 23S rRNA (adenine(2503)-C(2))-methyltransferase RlmN, translated as MSTPKPTIMDLTKEELAQAVKPAFRAKQIYGWIYHSFVDSFDEMANIPKSLREELNERYLLNPLTILRKEESADGTIKYLFELPDGKTVETVWLKMKEAQYNEDGSVAQEAKHTVCVSTQVGCKVGCSFCLTAKGGFTRDLTPGEIVAQVLSVKKDNDHAANRRVNIVYMGMGEPLDNLDNLAKAIRILKDEDGLSISGKRQTVSTSGISTRIDKLGQMDLGVHIAISLHAVDDELRTELIPMNKAYNIASIMDAVRRFPIDTRKRVMFEYLVIKGKNDDIASAKKLIKLLHGIKAKVNLIYFNPYPGSDYQRPEREDMVKFQQYLIDHGQLCTIRDSKGIDISAACGQLKEKTNEEKVKI; from the coding sequence ATGAGCACACCGAAACCGACCATCATGGACCTCACCAAAGAGGAGCTCGCCCAGGCCGTCAAACCCGCCTTCCGCGCCAAGCAGATCTACGGCTGGATTTATCACAGCTTCGTCGACAGTTTCGACGAGATGGCCAATATCCCCAAAAGCCTGCGTGAAGAGCTGAACGAGCGCTACCTTCTCAACCCGCTCACAATCCTGCGCAAAGAGGAGTCCGCCGACGGAACGATCAAGTACCTTTTCGAACTTCCCGACGGCAAAACGGTCGAAACCGTCTGGCTGAAGATGAAAGAAGCACAGTACAACGAAGACGGCTCCGTCGCCCAGGAGGCCAAGCACACGGTCTGCGTCTCCACCCAGGTCGGCTGCAAGGTCGGCTGCAGCTTCTGTTTGACGGCCAAGGGAGGCTTCACCCGCGACCTCACCCCCGGCGAGATCGTCGCCCAGGTCCTCTCCGTCAAAAAAGATAACGACCACGCCGCGAACCGCCGGGTCAACATCGTCTATATGGGGATGGGGGAACCGCTGGACAACCTCGACAACCTTGCCAAGGCGATCCGGATCCTCAAGGACGAGGACGGGCTCTCCATCTCCGGCAAGCGCCAGACGGTCTCCACCAGCGGCATCAGCACCCGCATCGACAAGCTGGGGCAGATGGACCTCGGCGTGCATATCGCCATCAGCCTCCACGCCGTCGACGACGAACTGCGGACGGAACTGATCCCGATGAACAAGGCGTACAACATCGCCTCCATCATGGATGCCGTGCGCCGCTTCCCCATCGATACGCGTAAGCGCGTCATGTTCGAATACCTCGTCATCAAGGGGAAAAACGACGACATCGCCTCGGCGAAGAAGCTCATCAAGCTGCTGCACGGCATCAAGGCAAAGGTCAACCTCATCTACTTCAACCCCTACCCCGGCAGCGACTACCAGCGCCCCGAGCGCGAAGATATGGTGAAGTTCCAGCAGTACCTGATCGACCACGGACAGCTCTGTACTATCCGCGACTCGAAAGGGATCGACATCAGCGCTGCCTGCGGACAGCTCAAAGAGAAAACAAATGAAGAGAAGGTGAAGATATGA